The Lactuca sativa cultivar Salinas chromosome 2, Lsat_Salinas_v11, whole genome shotgun sequence genome includes a window with the following:
- the LOC111912141 gene encoding uncharacterized protein LOC111912141 — MVSEPIPTQSTAKVSSLISTSVPLTGKTFHVPSPPPSPTITSTPISTPITVATCPNVSVGVSQPQISVAQTTPLYTDSTTTTTATSSPPVTVNVFDTGTDFHYSRFTIHQESDDDDAPMTKGQFKALNKKLDTLLESSKSSSNNLEATRGSCHGKTEKVKVLFMKLSQANKQIDDLNSEKAVVKSCVADVNLYLQNLVETCDSLLMFPVGQHLVEKLKPVFSMLNRIEGVLESDALLKQRGKAKKPSNEEPKNTVDDSGEFKHKTQPKTKD; from the exons ATGGTCTCGGAGCCCATTCCTACTCAGTCTACTGCGAAGGTATCATCTCTGATTTCCACTTCAGTTCCTTTAACTGGTAAAACATTTCATGTTCCTTCTCCTCCACCTTCTCCTACTATTACTTCTACCCCAATCTCTACACCTATCACCGTTGCTACTTGTCCAAATGTATCAGTTGGGGTTTCACAACCACAAATCTCGGTTGCTCAAACAACTCCACTATACACCGACTCCACCACAACAACAACCGCCACTAGTTCACCTCCAGTGACTGTCAACGTATTTGATACAGGGACAG ATTTCCATTACAGCCGATTCACTATTCATCAggagagtgatgacgatgatgcacCCATGACGAAAGGGCAGTTTAAGGCCCTCAATAAAAAATTAGATACTCTGCTCGAGTCATCCAAATCTTCATCTAACA ATTTagaagctacaagaggatcttgccaCGGAAAAACTGAGAaagtgaaagttctttttatgaAGCTATCTCAAGCCAACAAACAGATTGACGATCTTAACTCCGAGAAGGCTGTTGTCAAAAGCTGTGTCGCAGATGTCAACCTTTACTTGCAGAATCTAGTAGAgacttgtgactctttgcttaTGTTCCCGGTAGGACAACATCTGGTTGAAAAACTCAAACCGGTCTTCTCCATGCTCAATCGTATTGAAGGTGTTTTGGAATCGGATGCTCTTCTGAAACAAAGGGGAAAAGCTAAGAAGCCATCTAATGAAGAACCCAAAAACACAGTTGATGATTCTGGTGAGTTCAAACACAAAACACAACCGAAAACAAAAGATtag